In a genomic window of Thalassotalea piscium:
- a CDS encoding YciK family oxidoreductase, which produces MFDYSISTNCLAQKIILVTGAGDGIGRTAALTYAKLGATVILLGKTVKKLEAVYDEIIAQGSAEPAIIPLDLKGATKQHYLDMSATIVEQFGKLDGALLNASMLGDLTPFTQINEKTWDDVMQVNSTSQFLMTQALIPALLKSEIASLVFTTSTVGHQGRAFWGAYSVSKFAIEGMMQVIADEYENSSLRTNAINPGATRTKMRASAYPAEDQEKLATTEQIMPLYVYLMAEDSKSVNGKVLNAQ; this is translated from the coding sequence ATGTTTGATTATTCTATTTCTACAAACTGCTTAGCTCAAAAAATTATTTTAGTCACCGGTGCGGGTGATGGAATTGGACGTACAGCTGCATTAACCTATGCAAAATTAGGCGCTACTGTTATTTTATTAGGTAAAACAGTCAAAAAGTTAGAAGCTGTTTATGATGAGATTATTGCTCAAGGTAGTGCAGAACCAGCCATTATTCCGCTTGATTTAAAAGGCGCAACCAAACAACACTATCTTGATATGTCTGCCACAATTGTTGAACAATTTGGCAAGCTTGACGGCGCCTTACTAAATGCCTCTATGCTTGGAGACTTAACACCTTTCACCCAAATAAATGAAAAAACGTGGGATGATGTAATGCAAGTTAATAGCACATCTCAGTTTTTAATGACGCAAGCGCTAATCCCTGCTCTATTAAAGTCAGAGATTGCCTCATTAGTATTTACTACATCAACAGTTGGTCATCAAGGGCGTGCTTTTTGGGGGGCGTATAGCGTATCTAAATTTGCAATTGAAGGAATGATGCAAGTTATTGCTGATGAATATGAAAACTCTTCGCTGCGAACCAATGCGATAAACCCTGGTGCTACTCGCACTAAAATGCGTGCAAGTGCATACCCAGCGGAAGATCAAGAAAAACTAGCTACAACAGAGCAAATTATGCCGCTTTATGTTTACTTAATGGCTGAAGATAGTAAGTCAGTTAATGGTAAAGTACTAAACGCTCAGTAA
- the fadD gene encoding long-chain-fatty-acid--CoA ligase FadD, translating to MQKIWLEKSYPPGVPFEIDPDKYSSLVEMFHKYVGIYADRAAFINMGAEITYTELEQQATAFAAYLQNDLGLVKGDKFAIMVPNCLQYPIALFGALLAGLTVVNVNPLYTARELEHQLKDSGAKAMMIVENFAHTLAEVVDKTPIEKVILTSLGDRLGFPKAQLVNFVIKYIKKMVPKFTLANTVNFNQVISKGANLPYTPVALTGSDLAFLQYTGGTTGVSKGAMLTHRNMVANLEQAKAAIKPQLEEGKELVVTALPLYHIFALTANCLTFVTLGGTNLLITNPRDMPGFVKELSAYKFTAITGVNTLFNGLLNTPGFDALDFSNLKVSLGGGMAVQRPVAEKWEQVTKTRLLEGYGLTECAPLVTLCPYNQQHYSGSIGLPASSTDIRIVDEDGNDVAQGESGEMLVKGPQVMAGYYNRQDATDEVLKDGWLSTGDIAVMDENGFFKIVDRKKDMIIVSGFNVFPNEIEEIAVSHPSIIEAAAIGVPHEASGEAVKLFVVVKDPKPSKKEIIAHCKAGLTNYKVPKFIEFRDELPKTNVGKILRRELR from the coding sequence GTGCAAAAAATTTGGTTGGAAAAAAGCTATCCCCCAGGAGTTCCTTTTGAGATAGATCCTGATAAATATTCTTCTCTAGTGGAAATGTTCCATAAATACGTGGGCATTTATGCTGACCGAGCGGCGTTTATTAATATGGGTGCTGAAATAACATACACCGAGTTAGAGCAACAAGCTACTGCATTTGCGGCATATTTACAAAATGATTTAGGGTTAGTAAAAGGTGATAAGTTTGCCATTATGGTACCTAATTGTTTGCAATACCCTATTGCATTATTTGGCGCACTTTTAGCTGGGCTGACTGTTGTTAACGTAAACCCATTGTATACAGCTCGCGAATTAGAACATCAGTTAAAAGACTCCGGCGCAAAAGCGATGATGATTGTGGAAAACTTTGCTCATACGTTAGCTGAGGTAGTTGATAAAACACCAATTGAAAAAGTTATTTTAACCTCGTTGGGTGACAGACTCGGCTTTCCTAAGGCACAGTTGGTTAACTTTGTAATAAAGTACATCAAGAAAATGGTACCGAAATTTACGCTTGCCAATACGGTTAACTTTAATCAAGTGATTAGCAAGGGGGCTAATTTACCTTACACGCCAGTTGCTTTAACGGGGAGCGATCTTGCTTTTTTACAATACACAGGTGGAACAACAGGTGTATCTAAAGGTGCTATGCTAACACACCGAAATATGGTGGCTAACTTAGAGCAAGCTAAAGCGGCCATAAAGCCACAACTTGAAGAAGGTAAAGAACTCGTAGTTACTGCACTACCGCTTTATCATATCTTCGCATTAACGGCTAATTGCTTAACATTTGTTACTTTAGGCGGCACTAACTTATTAATTACTAACCCCCGAGATATGCCAGGTTTTGTGAAAGAGTTATCTGCCTACAAATTTACTGCAATAACGGGAGTTAATACACTGTTTAATGGTTTATTAAATACCCCAGGATTTGATGCACTAGATTTTAGCAACTTAAAAGTTTCACTCGGCGGTGGTATGGCCGTTCAACGACCTGTTGCCGAAAAGTGGGAGCAAGTAACAAAAACGCGCTTACTTGAAGGGTATGGTTTAACCGAGTGTGCGCCATTAGTCACTTTATGTCCTTATAATCAGCAGCATTATAGTGGCAGCATTGGTTTACCTGCGTCATCAACTGATATACGTATCGTTGATGAAGATGGTAATGATGTAGCACAAGGCGAGTCAGGGGAAATGTTAGTTAAAGGCCCGCAAGTTATGGCTGGTTATTATAACCGCCAAGATGCCACAGACGAAGTCTTGAAAGATGGCTGGTTGTCTACTGGCGACATTGCTGTGATGGACGAAAATGGCTTCTTTAAAATTGTTGATCGTAAGAAAGATATGATCATAGTTTCAGGCTTTAATGTATTCCCGAATGAGATTGAAGAAATTGCAGTGAGTCATCCATCAATCATTGAGGCAGCCGCTATTGGCGTACCTCATGAAGCAAGTGGCGAAGCCGTTAAATTGTTTGTGGTTGTGAAAGATCCTAAGCCTAGCAAAAAAGAGATAATTGCACATTGTAAGGCGGGGTTAACTAATTATAAAGTACCTAAATTTATTGAGTTTCGCGACGAGTTACCTAAAACTAATGTTGGTAAAATACTTCGTAGAGAATTACGTTAA
- a CDS encoding VolA/Pla-1 family phospholipase, whose product MMKKLVLSLVIASSLGLTACENETIKDVNDKVAAGEPAVTPSARVVFDPTAGKLSVPNDLLFQGTTDGTLNLPVDDPTDESDPYVALSALDGWSTVNPFVLDIEFPAGRTLDGNSVFNSDSVRIFEAIMGGDSSDTDCASVERGFACKIVRELTYTQDFITQKSGNSIAVVPLKPLKGKTTYLVALTNSLQDSTGQAVAGSSTYELVRQDISTKPLGSAAQLGLQAIINSFENAVSGSGVDKESIIYTFAVTTQSTTDVLFTNKALMAANVQQGVFPSIAVSDTGASVADILAGKIPPSLVPLFSAANYMQGSITLPYYLGVPSASNPLAPVNQWWKSLCDSGAMLAGLAAQNPAAIPAAPISETDAKCMAISQANGLPAPGLRDLGIDTERHLTKFSPVAKPNAMMPIAVQVTTPDLAVVNGVRGSMGLPSITEPENGWPVVMLQHGITSKKEDMLPLTGVLSLYGMATVAINHPLHGEPELGGRGFDLDPTNPGDEINASTVSAIHYMNLGSLLTTRDNLRQSVSDMVGLRFGLNFLMGSDINGNPINVDSSNVHFLGHSLGAITGMSFMAIANTSLNPAIDPMFNVKSNSLAMPGVMVANFLMESGAFGDVIKANLTYAQSADFKAYVDTSYPSGASEAELVATYKGFYASLTPDQQAGLNGIFQQFAFAAQTVTDAGDPVNYLAALAATQTPTHVIEVVGNGADNLSDQVIPNTVSTAPFGGTEGAIALLGLPAISTTVQDADGVSGAVRFTAGHHGSILTPAPNSASPDAAMSAKATQEMQSQVVSFFGSNGKAIVVTDDSVVQ is encoded by the coding sequence ATGATGAAAAAGCTAGTGCTTAGTTTGGTTATTGCAAGCAGCTTAGGATTAACTGCATGTGAAAACGAAACAATAAAAGATGTAAATGACAAGGTTGCAGCAGGAGAGCCTGCTGTAACACCTTCTGCAAGAGTGGTATTTGACCCAACGGCAGGAAAGCTATCAGTACCTAATGACCTACTGTTTCAAGGAACAACTGATGGTACGCTTAATTTACCTGTGGATGATCCAACTGATGAGTCAGACCCATACGTAGCCTTAAGTGCGTTAGATGGCTGGTCGACGGTAAACCCTTTTGTTTTGGATATAGAATTTCCTGCCGGCCGCACTCTTGACGGCAACTCGGTGTTTAATTCTGATTCGGTACGAATTTTCGAAGCCATAATGGGTGGGGACTCTTCTGACACTGATTGTGCTTCGGTTGAACGTGGTTTTGCATGTAAAATTGTTCGTGAACTTACCTACACACAAGACTTTATTACGCAAAAGTCAGGTAATAGCATTGCAGTTGTGCCACTTAAACCATTGAAAGGCAAAACAACTTACTTAGTTGCGTTAACAAATAGTTTGCAAGATAGCACAGGGCAAGCAGTTGCAGGTTCTTCTACTTATGAATTAGTCCGACAAGATATAAGTACTAAACCTTTAGGTAGTGCAGCGCAGTTGGGTTTACAAGCAATTATTAATAGCTTTGAAAATGCTGTGTCTGGCTCAGGTGTAGATAAAGAATCAATTATTTATACATTTGCTGTAACAACTCAGTCAACGACAGATGTTTTATTTACTAATAAAGCGTTAATGGCCGCTAATGTACAACAGGGTGTTTTTCCAAGTATTGCGGTTTCAGATACTGGTGCTTCAGTTGCTGATATTTTAGCAGGTAAAATTCCTCCTTCATTAGTTCCGTTATTTTCTGCGGCAAACTATATGCAAGGCTCGATTACTTTGCCATATTATCTTGGTGTACCGAGTGCAAGTAACCCATTAGCGCCAGTAAACCAATGGTGGAAAAGCTTATGTGATTCTGGTGCTATGTTAGCAGGTTTAGCGGCTCAAAATCCTGCAGCTATTCCAGCCGCTCCTATTAGTGAAACTGACGCTAAGTGTATGGCTATTTCACAAGCAAATGGCTTGCCAGCACCAGGTTTACGTGATTTAGGTATAGACACTGAGCGTCATTTAACTAAGTTTAGCCCAGTAGCTAAACCTAACGCTATGATGCCAATTGCTGTACAGGTAACAACGCCTGATTTAGCTGTCGTTAATGGTGTAAGAGGCTCTATGGGCTTACCTTCAATTACTGAGCCTGAAAATGGTTGGCCAGTTGTTATGTTACAGCATGGCATTACCTCTAAAAAAGAAGATATGCTTCCTTTAACGGGGGTTTTATCGCTTTACGGTATGGCAACAGTTGCTATTAACCATCCTTTGCATGGTGAGCCTGAGTTAGGTGGTCGTGGTTTTGATTTAGACCCTACTAACCCTGGTGATGAGATTAATGCTTCAACGGTTTCAGCTATTCACTATATGAACTTAGGAAGCTTATTAACTACACGTGATAACCTGCGTCAAAGTGTGTCAGACATGGTGGGGTTACGTTTTGGTTTGAACTTCTTAATGGGTAGCGATATCAATGGCAACCCAATTAATGTTGATTCATCTAACGTTCACTTTTTAGGACATTCATTAGGTGCAATTACAGGCATGAGCTTTATGGCAATAGCGAATACATCCTTAAACCCAGCTATTGATCCTATGTTTAACGTGAAAAGTAATTCATTAGCAATGCCGGGTGTTATGGTAGCTAACTTCTTAATGGAGTCTGGTGCGTTTGGTGATGTAATTAAAGCGAATTTAACGTATGCACAATCTGCCGACTTTAAAGCGTATGTTGACACTTCTTACCCTTCAGGAGCAAGTGAGGCTGAGTTAGTTGCAACGTATAAAGGGTTTTATGCTAGCTTAACTCCTGATCAGCAAGCAGGTCTTAACGGTATATTCCAACAATTTGCTTTTGCAGCACAAACGGTAACAGATGCAGGCGACCCGGTTAATTATTTAGCGGCACTTGCAGCAACACAAACACCAACGCATGTTATAGAAGTTGTGGGCAACGGCGCTGATAATTTATCAGACCAAGTTATTCCTAATACTGTTTCAACAGCACCTTTTGGTGGTACTGAAGGGGCAATTGCATTATTAGGCTTACCTGCTATTTCAACTACTGTACAAGATGCCGATGGTGTATCAGGCGCAGTTAGGTTTACTGCAGGTCATCATGGTTCAATCTTAACACCTGCACCTAATAGTGCATCGCCAGATGCAGCAATGAGTGCAAAAGCAACGCAAGAAATGCAATCACAAGTTGTTAGCTTCTTTGGTTCAAATGGGAAAGCTATTGTTGTTACTGATGACTCTGTAGTGCAGTAA
- a CDS encoding arginase family protein, whose amino-acid sequence MTTNITELFYQKVSQCLCPPGNGVFTVNTAKERKEKLHQSLYGQTTDIETVWLNSLKHLNEGSAAVILGIASDCGGGILRGANWGPLFVRSTLLQNYPNLNTFDLGDIRVIPHLLADKYLNDPTITNCRRALYQDENSAYAVSPLTITEDVLHDFYAAYPNKGIFGIGGDHSVSYPLTKAYLQAKKKQGKRAAIIHFDAHTDLLVERLGIDLCFGSWCTHILDDLHENHHLIQVGIRSSGKPKSHWEGTFGVKQHWAHEIKENGVQSVIDNIHSQLDGENIDELYVSFDIDALDERFAAATGTPEPDGLSPDEALAILKSLANKYPITGADMMEVAPFTDSTGQGISAAEKTLKVSAQISAFLIEQMNKN is encoded by the coding sequence ATGACAACCAACATAACTGAACTATTTTATCAAAAAGTTAGCCAATGCTTGTGCCCGCCCGGCAACGGTGTATTTACGGTTAATACAGCCAAAGAACGTAAAGAAAAGTTACATCAATCACTTTATGGCCAAACTACCGATATAGAAACAGTTTGGTTAAACTCGCTCAAACATTTAAATGAGGGTTCTGCTGCAGTTATTTTAGGTATTGCCTCTGATTGTGGTGGTGGCATATTACGCGGTGCAAACTGGGGACCTTTATTTGTTCGTTCAACACTGTTACAAAACTATCCAAATTTAAACACTTTTGATTTAGGCGATATTCGCGTTATCCCACATTTACTTGCCGACAAGTATCTAAATGATCCAACAATTACTAATTGCCGCCGTGCTTTATATCAAGATGAAAATTCAGCGTATGCAGTAAGTCCACTAACAATCACTGAAGACGTGTTACACGACTTTTATGCTGCCTACCCTAATAAAGGTATTTTCGGTATAGGGGGTGACCATTCAGTTAGTTACCCGCTCACTAAAGCGTATCTACAAGCAAAGAAAAAGCAAGGTAAACGCGCTGCTATCATCCACTTTGATGCTCATACCGATTTATTAGTAGAGCGTTTAGGCATCGATTTATGTTTTGGCTCGTGGTGTACCCATATTTTAGACGACTTACATGAAAACCATCACTTAATACAAGTAGGAATACGCTCAAGCGGCAAGCCTAAAAGCCACTGGGAAGGTACTTTTGGTGTGAAGCAACATTGGGCTCATGAAATAAAAGAAAATGGCGTACAATCAGTTATAGACAATATTCATAGCCAATTAGACGGTGAGAACATTGACGAGCTATACGTTAGCTTTGATATAGATGCATTAGATGAACGTTTTGCTGCAGCAACAGGTACACCTGAGCCTGATGGCTTAAGTCCTGATGAAGCCTTAGCCATTTTAAAGTCGCTAGCTAATAAATACCCTATTACGGGTGCCGACATGATGGAAGTAGCACCTTTTACCGATAGCACAGGTCAAGGCATTAGCGCCGCAGAAAAAACACTGAAAGTAAGTGCACAAATATCAGCATTCTTAATAGAACAAATGAATAAAAACTAA
- a CDS encoding alpha/beta fold hydrolase, producing MIQEEVSFNLGEITLRGMAWGDENDDIILCLHGWLDNAASFLPLAPYLKDKRVIAIDWPGHGFSSHRSQDAHYHFIDYIYDLLALFELNQWQCLDIVGHSMGGMIASAFTAAFPERVNTLTLVDSIGFISATEQETTQQLRQGMLSRLANAAKKKAIHTELSSAVKARVAVSDLSVENAELIVKRGIVKQSDGFVWSSDSRLRMTSPYRLTLAQAKQFISDISRPVLLIYGDKGLDMVSEGITFFGPLFKSIVMKKLPGGHHLHMEGPKRVAEEISAFINQNSCNN from the coding sequence ATGATACAAGAAGAAGTTAGTTTTAATTTAGGTGAAATAACGCTTAGAGGTATGGCTTGGGGTGATGAAAATGACGATATTATTCTTTGTTTACATGGTTGGCTGGATAATGCCGCTAGTTTTTTACCCTTAGCGCCTTATTTAAAAGATAAGCGTGTAATAGCCATAGATTGGCCAGGACATGGCTTTTCATCACATAGAAGCCAAGACGCGCATTATCACTTTATTGATTATATTTATGATTTATTAGCGTTATTTGAATTAAATCAATGGCAATGCCTTGATATTGTTGGACACTCAATGGGAGGAATGATTGCTTCAGCCTTTACTGCAGCATTTCCAGAGAGAGTCAACACATTAACCTTGGTAGATTCTATAGGTTTTATTAGTGCTACAGAGCAAGAAACCACACAGCAATTACGCCAAGGTATGCTGAGTCGACTTGCAAATGCAGCTAAAAAAAAGGCAATACATACAGAGCTTTCTTCAGCGGTAAAAGCTAGAGTAGCAGTATCAGATTTAAGTGTTGAAAATGCTGAATTAATTGTTAAACGAGGTATAGTTAAGCAAAGTGATGGTTTTGTTTGGAGCTCTGACAGCCGCTTGCGAATGACTTCACCTTATCGCCTAACACTAGCCCAAGCAAAACAATTTATTAGTGATATTAGTAGACCTGTTTTACTTATTTATGGTGATAAAGGTTTAGACATGGTAAGTGAAGGAATAACGTTTTTTGGTCCTTTGTTTAAATCTATTGTCATGAAAAAGCTTCCTGGAGGACATCACCTTCATATGGAAGGCCCGAAGAGGGTAGCTGAAGAAATTTCAGCTTTCATTAATCAGAATTCGTGTAATAATTAA
- the sohB gene encoding protease SohB produces MEFLYEYGLFLAKAITFVVALAVIIAIIASSAIKQGDKKGQLEITDLSEHYKEVEEEVISHLFTKEQLKEKEKRDKKAAKEKAKADKAAVKSDTAQQPRTFVVDFKGSIDAKEVTSLREEISAILMVAKKEDEVFVRLETGGGMVHGYGLASSQLDRVRQANIPLTVAVDKVAASGGYMMACVANKIVSAPFAILGSIGVIAQVPNFNKILKKNDIEFEQITAGEFKRTLTMFGENTDKGREKFSQEIEDTHQLFKDFVSEHRPSLDITKVATGETWFGTKAKEVGLVDEIMTSDDYLHKASKVNQVVEVKYSVKKGLAEKFSKAASMSAESFISKIWQNNRIFPS; encoded by the coding sequence TTGGAATTTTTGTATGAGTATGGCTTGTTTCTAGCCAAAGCAATCACATTTGTTGTCGCTCTAGCAGTGATAATCGCAATAATTGCATCGTCCGCAATTAAGCAAGGGGATAAAAAAGGTCAATTAGAAATTACTGACTTATCCGAGCACTACAAAGAAGTAGAAGAGGAGGTTATCAGCCACCTTTTTACAAAAGAGCAACTAAAAGAAAAAGAAAAACGCGATAAAAAAGCGGCAAAAGAAAAAGCTAAAGCTGATAAAGCAGCAGTAAAGTCTGACACAGCTCAGCAACCTCGAACTTTTGTTGTTGACTTTAAGGGGAGTATTGATGCGAAAGAGGTCACCTCTTTACGTGAAGAGATAAGTGCAATATTAATGGTTGCTAAAAAGGAGGACGAAGTCTTTGTACGCCTTGAAACAGGTGGCGGTATGGTACATGGTTATGGCTTGGCTTCATCTCAGTTAGATCGCGTTAGACAAGCTAATATACCATTAACTGTGGCGGTTGATAAGGTTGCGGCAAGTGGTGGTTATATGATGGCTTGTGTTGCAAATAAAATTGTGTCTGCACCATTTGCTATTCTTGGCTCTATTGGAGTAATTGCACAAGTGCCAAATTTCAATAAAATATTGAAGAAAAATGATATTGAATTTGAACAAATTACCGCAGGGGAATTTAAACGTACGTTAACTATGTTTGGTGAAAACACAGATAAAGGCCGTGAGAAATTCTCTCAAGAAATTGAAGATACACATCAATTATTTAAAGACTTTGTTTCCGAGCACCGTCCAAGCTTAGATATTACTAAGGTTGCTACAGGTGAAACCTGGTTTGGAACAAAAGCGAAGGAAGTAGGCTTGGTTGATGAGATAATGACGAGCGATGATTACTTACATAAAGCAAGCAAGGTTAATCAAGTGGTTGAAGTTAAGTATTCAGTAAAGAAAGGATTAGCAGAAAAATTTTCAAAAGCAGCTTCTATGTCAGCTGAAAGCTTTATAAGTAAAATTTGGCAAAATAACCGTATATTCCCAAGTTAA
- a CDS encoding dicarboxylate/amino acid:cation symporter: MTNKKQLSLTQRIVIGMVAGILVGAGLQFLMPDGSDLIIPLGLFDFSIRSFFVDGIFEVVGKIFVASLKMLVVPLVFVSLICGTTSLKDTSKLGRIGGKAVVLYLLTTAIAISFAMGLAFLVSPGEGVNMTTSTSFTGKEAPSLAQVFIQMFPSNPFAAFAQGNMLQVIVFALLFGIAIALSGKAGDRIASLFEDLNEVVMRLVGILMNIAPYGVFCLLAKLFTDLSLSAFGNLISYFFVVFFALIIHGTVTYSVMLKLLSGLSPFTFLKKMRDAVLFAFSTSSSNATIPITMETVTKKMGAKNSIASFTVPLGATINMDGTAIMQGVATVFIAQVFNVDLSLTDFLMVILTATLASIGTAGVPGVGLIMLAMVLDQVGLPVEGIGLIIGVDRLLDMTRTAVNVTGDSMVTLIVSKSENQFDHEVFDNPNAGQKIEEIDFHNLDKNSN; this comes from the coding sequence ATGACAAATAAAAAACAATTAAGCTTAACCCAACGTATCGTAATTGGCATGGTTGCTGGTATATTGGTAGGTGCAGGTTTACAGTTTTTAATGCCTGATGGCAGTGACTTAATCATTCCTTTAGGCTTGTTCGACTTTTCCATTCGCTCATTCTTTGTTGATGGCATATTTGAAGTTGTAGGCAAAATATTTGTTGCAAGTTTGAAAATGCTTGTTGTACCGCTTGTATTTGTTTCATTAATTTGTGGTACTACCTCTTTAAAAGACACATCGAAATTAGGACGTATTGGCGGCAAAGCAGTTGTATTATATTTACTCACAACCGCTATTGCGATTAGTTTCGCGATGGGGCTCGCTTTCTTAGTTAGCCCTGGCGAAGGTGTTAACATGACAACAAGCACAAGCTTTACCGGTAAGGAAGCACCTTCTTTAGCGCAAGTGTTTATTCAAATGTTCCCAAGTAACCCTTTCGCTGCTTTCGCTCAAGGTAATATGTTGCAAGTTATCGTTTTTGCACTGCTCTTTGGTATTGCTATTGCGTTGTCTGGTAAAGCCGGAGATCGTATTGCAAGCCTCTTCGAAGACCTTAATGAAGTAGTTATGCGCCTAGTAGGCATTTTAATGAATATCGCCCCTTATGGCGTTTTTTGTTTACTCGCTAAGCTTTTTACAGACTTATCATTAAGCGCTTTTGGTAATTTAATCAGTTATTTCTTTGTGGTATTTTTTGCGCTAATTATTCACGGCACTGTCACTTACTCAGTAATGTTAAAGTTGCTCAGCGGTTTAAGCCCTTTTACTTTTCTTAAGAAAATGCGTGACGCTGTGCTGTTTGCCTTTTCAACTTCAAGTAGTAACGCCACAATTCCTATTACCATGGAAACAGTAACCAAAAAGATGGGGGCTAAAAACTCTATCGCTTCTTTTACCGTTCCATTAGGCGCAACAATAAACATGGACGGCACAGCCATTATGCAAGGAGTTGCAACGGTATTTATAGCCCAAGTATTTAACGTGGATCTTAGTCTTACAGACTTTTTAATGGTGATTTTAACTGCGACACTCGCATCTATTGGTACCGCTGGAGTACCAGGAGTTGGATTAATTATGCTCGCAATGGTGCTTGATCAGGTTGGACTACCCGTAGAAGGCATTGGCTTGATAATTGGTGTTGACCGTTTATTAGATATGACCAGAACAGCGGTTAATGTTACTGGCGATAGTATGGTAACGCTCATTGTGAGTAAATCAGAAAATCAATTTGACCACGAGGTATTCGATAACCCAAATGCGGGACAAAAAATTGAAGAAATAGATTTTCACAATTTAGATAAGAACAGTAATTAA